The Magnolia sinica isolate HGM2019 chromosome 10, MsV1, whole genome shotgun sequence genome includes a window with the following:
- the LOC131258328 gene encoding probable galactinol--sucrose galactosyltransferase 6 isoform X2 gives MTIIPAVRIAEKKLFVKDRMILSGVPDNVISTSAATSSPVEGIFVGAQFPENSSRHVISLGTLRDIRFLSCFRFKLWWMAQRMGDQGRDVPLETQFLLVETKGGSYLELADSSRDGENQIVYTVFLPLTEGPFRACLQGNPQDELELCLESGDSDTKASSFTHSLFISAGIDPFAAITEAIEAVKSHLKTFRQRHEKKLPNIMDYFGWCTWDAFYQDVTQEGVESGLQSLAAGGTPPKFVIIDDGWQSVGTDLQPDQKELDYKPLPRLTNIKENNKFQTKDDPSIGIQNIVKIAKEKYGLKYVYVWHAITGYWGGVRPGVQGMEQYGSKMQYPLISEGVAENEPGMKTDVLTLQGLGLVNPKNVYRFYNELHGYLASAAVDGVKVDVQCILETLGAGLGGRVQLTRQYHQALDASIAKNFPDNGCIACMSHNTDALYCSKQTAVVRASDDFFPRDPVSHTIHIAAVAYNSIFLGEFMQPDWDMFHSLHPAAEYHASARAISGGPIYVSDKPGEHNFELLKKLVLPDGSILRARLPGRPTRDCLFADPTRNGVSLLKIWNMNKYTGVLGVYNCQGAAWSSIEKKNVFHHTQAEVLSCAVRGRDVHLLSEASIDPDWNGDCIIYRHKGRDLVCLPNSAVLPVSLKVLEHEIFTISPIKVFMLGFSFAPLGLVDMFNAGGAIQGLRYQVGDCAALTELDSGFMGEVNGISLQPFENRSSEAVGTVFMEVKGCGRLGAYSSAKPRKCLVGSDPVNFSYDSSCGLLTLNLDNILEGDKNFHNVVIEV, from the exons atgacgATCATCCCGGCCGTTAGAATTGCCGAGAAGAAACTCTTTGTCAAGGACCGCATGATCCTTTCCGGCGTGCCCGATAATGTAATTTCCACTTCTGCTGCGACATCTAGCCCTGTTGAAGGTATTTTCGTCGGGGCCCAATTTCCAGAAAACAGTAGCCGGCACGTGATTTCGCTCGGCACTCTCAG GGACATCCGATTTCTGTCATGCTTCCGATTCAAACTATGGTGGATGGCCCAGAGGATGGGTGATCAAGGCCGGGACGTCCCACTTGAAACCCAATTCTTATTGGTGGAAACCAAAGGTGGGTCCTATCTCGAATTGGCCGATAGCAGTAGAGATGGTGAGAACCAGATCGTCTACACCGTCTTTCTCCCTCTTACTGAAGGTCCATTCCGGGCCTGCCTCCAAGGCAACCCCCAAGATGAGCTTGAGCTCTGCCTCGAAAGCGGTGATTCTGATACAAAAGCTTCATCTTTCACCCACTCCCTCTTCATCAGCGCGGGGATTGACCCATTCGCAGCAATCACAGAAGCAATCGAGGCCGTGAAGTCACACCTGAAGACATTCCGCCAGCGGCACGAGAAGAAGCTCCCTAACATCATGGATTACTTTGGTTGGTGCACCTGGGACGCGTTCTATCAAGACGTCACTCAGGAAGGCGTAGAATCCGGATTGCAGAGTCTGGCAGCAGGTGGGACTCCCCCCAAATTCGTGATAATTGATGATGGATGGCAGTCGGTGGGAACCGATCTTCAACCCGATCAGAAAGAGCTTGATTATAAGCCCCTACCACGGTTGACAAACATCAAAGAGAACAACAAGTTCCAAACCAAGGATGATCCTTCAATTGGGATCCAAAACATCGTGAAGATTGCCAAGGAGAAGTACGGACTCAAGTATGTGTACGTGTGGCACGCGATCACAGGGTATTGGGGTGGGGTGCGGCCCGGTGTTCAGGGAATGGAGCAGTATGGATCGAAAATGCAGTACCCTCTGATATCGGAGGGGGTGGCGGAGAATGAACCAGGTATGAAGACGGATGTATTGACATTGCAGGGCTTGGGGCTGGTGAATCCCAAGAATGTGTACCGATTCTATAATGAGCTGCATGGGTACTTGGCGTCGGCTGCGGTGGATGGTGTCAAGGTGGATGTGCAGTGCATTTTAGAGACGCTTGGGGCTGGATTGGGTGGGAGAGTGCAGCTCACAAGGCAGTATCACCAGGCGCTGGACGCGTCCATCGCTAAGAATTTTCCGGACAACGGGTGCATTGCTTGCATGAGCCACAACACTGATGCCCTCTACTG CTCGAAACAGACGGCAGTGGTGAGAGCTTCAGATGATTTCTTTCCCCGGGATCCAGTGTCTCACACAATCCACATAGCAGCTGTGGCCTACAACAGCATCTTCCTCGGCGAGTTCATGCAACCGGATTGGGACATGTTCCATTCCCTCCACCCTGCTGCGGAGTACCATGCATCAGCTAGGGCAATTAGCGGAGGACCCATTTATGTCAG TGATAAGCCTGGGGAGCACAACTTTGAGCTGCTGAAGAAGCTGGTCTTGCCTGATGGCTCCATTCTCCGAGCCCGTCTCCCTGGTCGGCCCACCCGTGATTGTCTCTTCGCTGACCCAACTCGCAATGGAGTGAG TCTGCTGAAGATATGGAACATGAACAAGTACACTGGAGTCCTGGGCGTATACAACTGCCAAGGTGCAGCATGGAGTAGCATTGAGAAGAAGAACGTATTCCACCACACCCAAGCCGAGGTCCTATCATGTGCTGTTAGGGGCCGCGACGTCCATCTTCTATCAGAGGCATCAATTGACCCTGATTGGAATGGGGATTGCATCATCTACCGTCACAAGGGCAGGGATCTGGTCTGCCTCCCTAACAGTGCTGTCCTGCCTGTGTCCCTCAAAGTCTTAGAACATGAAATTTTCACCATTTCGCCTATCAAG GTCTTTATGCTCGGATTTAGTTTTGCACCATTGGGATTGGTGGACATGTTCAATGCTGGAGGAGCAATCCAAGGGCTGAGATACCAAGTCGGAGATTGCGCTGCCTTAACTGAACTGGATTCAGGTTTTATGGGGGAAGTAAATGGGATTTCTCTTCAGCCATTTGAGAATAGGAGCTCTGAAGCAGTGGGGACAGTTTTCATGGAGGTGAAAGGGTGTGGCAGGCTCGGTGCTTACTCATCAGCAAAGCCCAGGAAATGTTTGGTGGGATCAGACCCTGTCAACTTCTCTTATGATTCTTCTTGTGGGCTATTGACTCTCAACTTGGATAACATCCTAGAGGGCGATAAAAACTTCCACAATGTAGTAATTGAGGTATAA
- the LOC131258328 gene encoding probable galactinol--sucrose galactosyltransferase 6 isoform X1: MKGVGFQYCSPRSTSINSTPHAPFLSFLPLLSSLSFPFSVSRLSPRLSRTSPFSGIAVSRRLIESSRRQDRYRWLDERRLNSLLVGEEENQKKKKKMTIIPAVRIAEKKLFVKDRMILSGVPDNVISTSAATSSPVEGIFVGAQFPENSSRHVISLGTLRDIRFLSCFRFKLWWMAQRMGDQGRDVPLETQFLLVETKGGSYLELADSSRDGENQIVYTVFLPLTEGPFRACLQGNPQDELELCLESGDSDTKASSFTHSLFISAGIDPFAAITEAIEAVKSHLKTFRQRHEKKLPNIMDYFGWCTWDAFYQDVTQEGVESGLQSLAAGGTPPKFVIIDDGWQSVGTDLQPDQKELDYKPLPRLTNIKENNKFQTKDDPSIGIQNIVKIAKEKYGLKYVYVWHAITGYWGGVRPGVQGMEQYGSKMQYPLISEGVAENEPGMKTDVLTLQGLGLVNPKNVYRFYNELHGYLASAAVDGVKVDVQCILETLGAGLGGRVQLTRQYHQALDASIAKNFPDNGCIACMSHNTDALYCSKQTAVVRASDDFFPRDPVSHTIHIAAVAYNSIFLGEFMQPDWDMFHSLHPAAEYHASARAISGGPIYVSDKPGEHNFELLKKLVLPDGSILRARLPGRPTRDCLFADPTRNGVSLLKIWNMNKYTGVLGVYNCQGAAWSSIEKKNVFHHTQAEVLSCAVRGRDVHLLSEASIDPDWNGDCIIYRHKGRDLVCLPNSAVLPVSLKVLEHEIFTISPIKVFMLGFSFAPLGLVDMFNAGGAIQGLRYQVGDCAALTELDSGFMGEVNGISLQPFENRSSEAVGTVFMEVKGCGRLGAYSSAKPRKCLVGSDPVNFSYDSSCGLLTLNLDNILEGDKNFHNVVIEV, from the exons ATGAAGGGGGTGGGATTTCAGTACTGTAGTCCTCGATCTACCTCAATAAATTCCACCCCCCATGCCCCCTTCCTCTCATTCCTTCCCTTGCTTTCTTCTCTGTCTTTCCCTTTCTCCGTTTCCCGTCTTTCTCCTCGTCTCTCCAGAACGTCCCCTTTCTCTG GCATTGCAGTTTCTCGACGTCTGATCGAGTCCTCCCGCAGACAAGACAGGTATAGATGGTTGGAT GAACGTAGgctaaattctcttttagtaggagaagaagaaaatcagaagaagaaaaagaagatgacgATCATCCCGGCCGTTAGAATTGCCGAGAAGAAACTCTTTGTCAAGGACCGCATGATCCTTTCCGGCGTGCCCGATAATGTAATTTCCACTTCTGCTGCGACATCTAGCCCTGTTGAAGGTATTTTCGTCGGGGCCCAATTTCCAGAAAACAGTAGCCGGCACGTGATTTCGCTCGGCACTCTCAG GGACATCCGATTTCTGTCATGCTTCCGATTCAAACTATGGTGGATGGCCCAGAGGATGGGTGATCAAGGCCGGGACGTCCCACTTGAAACCCAATTCTTATTGGTGGAAACCAAAGGTGGGTCCTATCTCGAATTGGCCGATAGCAGTAGAGATGGTGAGAACCAGATCGTCTACACCGTCTTTCTCCCTCTTACTGAAGGTCCATTCCGGGCCTGCCTCCAAGGCAACCCCCAAGATGAGCTTGAGCTCTGCCTCGAAAGCGGTGATTCTGATACAAAAGCTTCATCTTTCACCCACTCCCTCTTCATCAGCGCGGGGATTGACCCATTCGCAGCAATCACAGAAGCAATCGAGGCCGTGAAGTCACACCTGAAGACATTCCGCCAGCGGCACGAGAAGAAGCTCCCTAACATCATGGATTACTTTGGTTGGTGCACCTGGGACGCGTTCTATCAAGACGTCACTCAGGAAGGCGTAGAATCCGGATTGCAGAGTCTGGCAGCAGGTGGGACTCCCCCCAAATTCGTGATAATTGATGATGGATGGCAGTCGGTGGGAACCGATCTTCAACCCGATCAGAAAGAGCTTGATTATAAGCCCCTACCACGGTTGACAAACATCAAAGAGAACAACAAGTTCCAAACCAAGGATGATCCTTCAATTGGGATCCAAAACATCGTGAAGATTGCCAAGGAGAAGTACGGACTCAAGTATGTGTACGTGTGGCACGCGATCACAGGGTATTGGGGTGGGGTGCGGCCCGGTGTTCAGGGAATGGAGCAGTATGGATCGAAAATGCAGTACCCTCTGATATCGGAGGGGGTGGCGGAGAATGAACCAGGTATGAAGACGGATGTATTGACATTGCAGGGCTTGGGGCTGGTGAATCCCAAGAATGTGTACCGATTCTATAATGAGCTGCATGGGTACTTGGCGTCGGCTGCGGTGGATGGTGTCAAGGTGGATGTGCAGTGCATTTTAGAGACGCTTGGGGCTGGATTGGGTGGGAGAGTGCAGCTCACAAGGCAGTATCACCAGGCGCTGGACGCGTCCATCGCTAAGAATTTTCCGGACAACGGGTGCATTGCTTGCATGAGCCACAACACTGATGCCCTCTACTG CTCGAAACAGACGGCAGTGGTGAGAGCTTCAGATGATTTCTTTCCCCGGGATCCAGTGTCTCACACAATCCACATAGCAGCTGTGGCCTACAACAGCATCTTCCTCGGCGAGTTCATGCAACCGGATTGGGACATGTTCCATTCCCTCCACCCTGCTGCGGAGTACCATGCATCAGCTAGGGCAATTAGCGGAGGACCCATTTATGTCAG TGATAAGCCTGGGGAGCACAACTTTGAGCTGCTGAAGAAGCTGGTCTTGCCTGATGGCTCCATTCTCCGAGCCCGTCTCCCTGGTCGGCCCACCCGTGATTGTCTCTTCGCTGACCCAACTCGCAATGGAGTGAG TCTGCTGAAGATATGGAACATGAACAAGTACACTGGAGTCCTGGGCGTATACAACTGCCAAGGTGCAGCATGGAGTAGCATTGAGAAGAAGAACGTATTCCACCACACCCAAGCCGAGGTCCTATCATGTGCTGTTAGGGGCCGCGACGTCCATCTTCTATCAGAGGCATCAATTGACCCTGATTGGAATGGGGATTGCATCATCTACCGTCACAAGGGCAGGGATCTGGTCTGCCTCCCTAACAGTGCTGTCCTGCCTGTGTCCCTCAAAGTCTTAGAACATGAAATTTTCACCATTTCGCCTATCAAG GTCTTTATGCTCGGATTTAGTTTTGCACCATTGGGATTGGTGGACATGTTCAATGCTGGAGGAGCAATCCAAGGGCTGAGATACCAAGTCGGAGATTGCGCTGCCTTAACTGAACTGGATTCAGGTTTTATGGGGGAAGTAAATGGGATTTCTCTTCAGCCATTTGAGAATAGGAGCTCTGAAGCAGTGGGGACAGTTTTCATGGAGGTGAAAGGGTGTGGCAGGCTCGGTGCTTACTCATCAGCAAAGCCCAGGAAATGTTTGGTGGGATCAGACCCTGTCAACTTCTCTTATGATTCTTCTTGTGGGCTATTGACTCTCAACTTGGATAACATCCTAGAGGGCGATAAAAACTTCCACAATGTAGTAATTGAGGTATAA